A DNA window from Etheostoma spectabile isolate EspeVRDwgs_2016 chromosome 22, UIUC_Espe_1.0, whole genome shotgun sequence contains the following coding sequences:
- the zic4 gene encoding zinc finger protein ZIC 4 isoform X1, producing the protein MSVDALGSPVMDPTFSKRNTALRLVDLAGAHHHHHHHHHTPQSVTGFPGFSSHPHSMAHSHPGEITAEPRLGPSPFGPEHMGHSAALKISPAHHYPHHHHHHHHNHHMAGHSEVVSSQTGAFGPVQATSVPYSMSHTAQALSAGRDFLIRRDLTAQAMPVLTDQTAGSASHHGMFVSTTGSYPGHYGHHPDAGNHTLFSGLHHDQSSSGSPGGQGLNGQIRLGLPGEMYVRSDHLSQVASSRADPFSASPLHGYGGLNLNMNLSAHHHHHHGAGAFFRYMRQPIKQELICKWLEPELSPKKLCSKTYSTMHELVTHVTVEHVGGPEQANHICFWEECPREGKPFKAKYKLVNHIRVHTGEKPFPCPFPGCGKVFARSENLKIHKRTHTGEKPFKCEFDGCDRRFANSSDRKKHSHVHTSDKPYNCKVRGCDKSYTHPSSLRKHMKVHCKSPPPSSGYESSTPSLVSPSSDLGREPGGSSVLSEPVGASQPANLSEWYVCHSSGASGAHTPPSGPSTPDPTDEPPYRNPEPRDAF; encoded by the exons ATGAGCGTGGATGCATTGGGAAGCCCCGTGATGGACCCTACGTTTTCCAAACGGAACACGGCGCTGAGATTAGTTGACTTGGCAGGGGCtcaccaccatcaccatcatcaccaccatACCCCTCAGAGCGTGACAGGCTTCCCGGGGTTCAGCAGCCATCCACACTCAATGGCTCACTCGCACCCTGGGGAGATTACTGCGGAACCCCGCCTGGGGCCGAGTCCATTCGGGCCAGAACACATGGGGCACTCCGCGGCCCTCAAAATCAGCCCAGCCCATCATTAtccccaccaccatcaccaccaccaccacaatcATCATATGGCAGGCCACAGTGAAGTGGTCTCTAGTCAAACGGGAGCTTTTGGCCCGGTTCAGGCGACATCGGTCCCGTATTCTATGTCTCATACGGCCCAGGCTTTATCTGCAGGTAGGGATTTCCTCATCCGGAGAGATCTGACAGCTCAAGCCATGCCGGTACTGACTGACCAGACTGCTGGTTCAGCCTCTCACCACGGAATGTTTGTCTCAACAACAGGTAGCTATCCCGGACACTATGGTCATCACCCTGACGCTGGGAACCATACCCTCTTCTCCGGACTCCATCACGACCAGTCTTCTAGCGGATCACCGGGTGGCCAAGGGTTGAATGGACAAATAAGGTTAGGACTACCTGGAGAAATGTACGTTAGGTCTGATCATTTGAGTCAAGTGGCAAGCTCCAGGGCTGATCCGTTCTCCGCCTCGCCGTTGCACGGCTACGGTGGTCTGAATCTGAACATGAATCTCAGCgctcaccaccaccaccaccacggaGCCGGTGCCTTTTTCCGTTACATGAGGCAACCGATAAAGCAAGAGCTGATTTGCAAGTGGCTGGAACCGGAGCTATCGCCGAAGAAACTTTGCTCCAAAACTTACAGCACCATGCATGAACTCGTAACGCATGTGACGGTGGAGCACGTTGGAGGACCAGAGCAGGCGAACCATATATGCTTTTGGGAAGAGTGTCCGAGGGAAGGCAAACCATTTAAAGCCAAGTACAAACTTGTAAATCACATTCGAGTGCACACCGGGGAGAAACCGTTTCCATGCCCATTCCCTGGCTGTGGAAAAGTGTTTGCAAGATCCGAGAATCTTAAGATCCACAAGAGGACGCACACAG GTGAGAAGCCCTTCAAATGTGAGTTTGACGGCTGCGACAGACGATTCGCCAACAGCAGTGACCGGAAAAAGCACTCCCACGTCCACACCAGCGATAAGCCCTACAACTGCAAAGTGAGAGGCTGCGATAAGTCCTACACACACCCGAGCTCCCTGAGGAAACACATGAAGGTGCACTGCAAGTCCCCCCCGCCCAGTTCAGGCTACGAGTCCTCCACCCCGTCCCTGGTCTCCCCCTCCTCAGACTTGGGCCGGGAGCCAGGAGGCTCCTCGGTGCTGTCGGAGCCGGTGGGAGCCTCCCAGCCCGCGAATTTAAGTGAATGGTACGTGTGCCACAGTTCAGGTGCCAGCggcgcacacacaccacccagcGGGCCCTCCACACCTGACCCCACAGACGAACCACCTTACAGAAATCCAGAACCGAGGGATGCGTTTTAA
- the zic4 gene encoding zinc finger protein ZIC 4 isoform X2: MSVDALGSPVMDPTFSKRNTALRLVDLAGAHHHHHHHHHTPQSVTGFPGFSSHPHSMAHSHPGEITAEPRLGPSPFGPEHMGHSAALKISPAHHYPHHHHHHHHNHHMAGHSEVVSSQTGAFGPVQATSVPYSMSHTAQALSAGSYPGHYGHHPDAGNHTLFSGLHHDQSSSGSPGGQGLNGQIRLGLPGEMYVRSDHLSQVASSRADPFSASPLHGYGGLNLNMNLSAHHHHHHGAGAFFRYMRQPIKQELICKWLEPELSPKKLCSKTYSTMHELVTHVTVEHVGGPEQANHICFWEECPREGKPFKAKYKLVNHIRVHTGEKPFPCPFPGCGKVFARSENLKIHKRTHTGEKPFKCEFDGCDRRFANSSDRKKHSHVHTSDKPYNCKVRGCDKSYTHPSSLRKHMKVHCKSPPPSSGYESSTPSLVSPSSDLGREPGGSSVLSEPVGASQPANLSEWYVCHSSGASGAHTPPSGPSTPDPTDEPPYRNPEPRDAF; encoded by the exons ATGAGCGTGGATGCATTGGGAAGCCCCGTGATGGACCCTACGTTTTCCAAACGGAACACGGCGCTGAGATTAGTTGACTTGGCAGGGGCtcaccaccatcaccatcatcaccaccatACCCCTCAGAGCGTGACAGGCTTCCCGGGGTTCAGCAGCCATCCACACTCAATGGCTCACTCGCACCCTGGGGAGATTACTGCGGAACCCCGCCTGGGGCCGAGTCCATTCGGGCCAGAACACATGGGGCACTCCGCGGCCCTCAAAATCAGCCCAGCCCATCATTAtccccaccaccatcaccaccaccaccacaatcATCATATGGCAGGCCACAGTGAAGTGGTCTCTAGTCAAACGGGAGCTTTTGGCCCGGTTCAGGCGACATCGGTCCCGTATTCTATGTCTCATACGGCCCAGGCTTTATCTGCAG GTAGCTATCCCGGACACTATGGTCATCACCCTGACGCTGGGAACCATACCCTCTTCTCCGGACTCCATCACGACCAGTCTTCTAGCGGATCACCGGGTGGCCAAGGGTTGAATGGACAAATAAGGTTAGGACTACCTGGAGAAATGTACGTTAGGTCTGATCATTTGAGTCAAGTGGCAAGCTCCAGGGCTGATCCGTTCTCCGCCTCGCCGTTGCACGGCTACGGTGGTCTGAATCTGAACATGAATCTCAGCgctcaccaccaccaccaccacggaGCCGGTGCCTTTTTCCGTTACATGAGGCAACCGATAAAGCAAGAGCTGATTTGCAAGTGGCTGGAACCGGAGCTATCGCCGAAGAAACTTTGCTCCAAAACTTACAGCACCATGCATGAACTCGTAACGCATGTGACGGTGGAGCACGTTGGAGGACCAGAGCAGGCGAACCATATATGCTTTTGGGAAGAGTGTCCGAGGGAAGGCAAACCATTTAAAGCCAAGTACAAACTTGTAAATCACATTCGAGTGCACACCGGGGAGAAACCGTTTCCATGCCCATTCCCTGGCTGTGGAAAAGTGTTTGCAAGATCCGAGAATCTTAAGATCCACAAGAGGACGCACACAG GTGAGAAGCCCTTCAAATGTGAGTTTGACGGCTGCGACAGACGATTCGCCAACAGCAGTGACCGGAAAAAGCACTCCCACGTCCACACCAGCGATAAGCCCTACAACTGCAAAGTGAGAGGCTGCGATAAGTCCTACACACACCCGAGCTCCCTGAGGAAACACATGAAGGTGCACTGCAAGTCCCCCCCGCCCAGTTCAGGCTACGAGTCCTCCACCCCGTCCCTGGTCTCCCCCTCCTCAGACTTGGGCCGGGAGCCAGGAGGCTCCTCGGTGCTGTCGGAGCCGGTGGGAGCCTCCCAGCCCGCGAATTTAAGTGAATGGTACGTGTGCCACAGTTCAGGTGCCAGCggcgcacacacaccacccagcGGGCCCTCCACACCTGACCCCACAGACGAACCACCTTACAGAAATCCAGAACCGAGGGATGCGTTTTAA
- the zic1 gene encoding zinc finger protein ZIC 1 isoform X1, protein MLLDAGPQYPTIGVTTFGSSRHHSTGEVTEREVALGINPFADGMGAFKINHSSHDIGSGQTAFSSQAPGYAAAALGHHHHPTHVGSYSTAAFNSTRDFLFRNRGFGDATGAQHSLFASGSFAGPHGHSDAAGHLLFPGLHEQAASHASSNVVNSQMRLGFSGDMYGRADQYGHVSSPRSDHYASTQLHGYGPMNMNMAAHHGAGAFFRYMRQPIKQELICKWIEPEQLTNPKKSCNKTFSTMHELVTHLTVEHVGGPEQTNHICFWEECAREGKPFKAKYKLVNHIRVHTGEKPFPCPFPGCGKVFARSENLKIHKRTHTGEKPFKCEFEGCDRRFANSSDRKKHMHVHTSDKPYLCKMCDKSYTHPSSLRKHMKKVHESTNPAPQPSPAASSGYESSTPPTIVSPSTENQSSSSISPAASAVHHTTSHSTLSSNFNEWYV, encoded by the exons ATGCTCTTGGACGCAGGACCGCAGTATCCCACCATAGGAGTCACTACTTTCGGCTCCTCGCGGCATCACTCAACAGGCGAAGTCACAGAGAGAGAAGTGGCTTTGGGGATAAATCCGTTCGCCGATGGGATGGGCGCTTTCAAAATAAACCACAGCTCCCACGATATTGGCTCCGGACAAACGGCGTTTTCCTCCCAGGCGCCCGGCTACGCAGCAGCCGCCCTGGGACACCATCACCACCCGACCCACGTTGGCTCTTACTCCACGGCGGCTTTCAACTCCACCAGGGACTTTCTCTTCAGAAATCGGGGATTCGGGGACGCCACCGGGGCGCAACACAGTTTGTTCGCCTCCGGAAGTTTCGCAGGGCCACATGGACACTCAGATGCAGCGGGGCACCTGCTCTTCCCAGGGCTCCACGAGCAAGCCGCAAGCCATGCTTCTTCTAACGTGGTCAACAGCCAGATGCGGCTGGGCTTCTCGGGGGACATGTACGGACGGGCCGACCAGTACGGCCACGTTTCAAGCCCACGGTCCGACCACTATGCTTCGACCCAGCTGCACGGCTATGGCCCCATGAACATGAATATGGCCGCACATCACGGAGCAGGGGCCTTCTTTCGCTACATGAGGCAGCCGATCAAACAAGAGCTCATCTGCAAGTGGATCGAGCCGGAGCAGCTGACAAATCCCAAAAAGTCGTGCAACAAAACTTTTAGCACGATGCACGAGCTTGTGACCCATCTGACTGTGGAGCATGTGGGGGGACCAGAACAGACCAACCACATCTGCTTCTGGGAGGAATGCGCCAGAGAAGGAAAGCCATTCAAAGCCAAATACAAACTTGTAAATCATATCAGAGTACACACCGGTGAAAAGCCCTTTCCGTGTCCGTTCCCCGGCTGTGGCAAAGTATTTGCTCGTTCGGAAAATCTAAAAATTCACAAAAGGACTCACACCG GTGAGAAGCCTTTTAAGTGTGAGTTTGAAGGCTGCGACAGGCGATTTGCAAACAGCAGTGACCGCAAGAAACACATGCACGTCCACACGTCGGACAAGCCCTATCTCTGCAAAATGTGCGACAAGTCATACACACATCCCAGCTCCCTCCGAAAACACATGAAG AAGGTCCACGAATCCACCAATCCAGCACCGCAGCCATCTCCAGCGGCCAGTTCAGGCTACGAGTCGTCCACACCTCCCACTATAGTATCCCCGTCCACAGAGAACCAGAGCAGCAGCTCCATATCACCAGCAGCCTCAGCAGTACACCACACAACCAGCCACAGCACGCTGTCGTCAAATTTCAATGAATGGTACGTGTAA
- the zic1 gene encoding zinc finger protein ZIC 1 isoform X2 gives MLLDAGPQYPTIGVTTFGSSRHHSTGEVTEREVALGINPFADGMGAFKINHSSHDIGSGQTAFSSQAPGYAAAALGHHHHPTHVGSYSTAAFNSTRDFLFRNRGFGDATGAQHSLFASGSFAGPHGHSDAAGHLLFPGLHEQAASHASSNVVNSQMRLGFSGDMYGRADQYGHVSSPRSDHYASTQLHGYGPMNMNMAAHHGAGAFFRYMRQPIKQELICKWIEPEQLTNPKKSCNKTFSTMHELVTHLTVEHVGGPEQTNHICFWEECAREGKPFKAKYKLVNHIRVHTGEKPFPCPFPGCGKVFARSENLKIHKRTHTGEKPFKCEFEGCDRRFANSSDRKKHMHVHTSDKPYLCKMCDKSYTHPSSLRKHMKVHESTNPAPQPSPAASSGYESSTPPTIVSPSTENQSSSSISPAASAVHHTTSHSTLSSNFNEWYV, from the exons ATGCTCTTGGACGCAGGACCGCAGTATCCCACCATAGGAGTCACTACTTTCGGCTCCTCGCGGCATCACTCAACAGGCGAAGTCACAGAGAGAGAAGTGGCTTTGGGGATAAATCCGTTCGCCGATGGGATGGGCGCTTTCAAAATAAACCACAGCTCCCACGATATTGGCTCCGGACAAACGGCGTTTTCCTCCCAGGCGCCCGGCTACGCAGCAGCCGCCCTGGGACACCATCACCACCCGACCCACGTTGGCTCTTACTCCACGGCGGCTTTCAACTCCACCAGGGACTTTCTCTTCAGAAATCGGGGATTCGGGGACGCCACCGGGGCGCAACACAGTTTGTTCGCCTCCGGAAGTTTCGCAGGGCCACATGGACACTCAGATGCAGCGGGGCACCTGCTCTTCCCAGGGCTCCACGAGCAAGCCGCAAGCCATGCTTCTTCTAACGTGGTCAACAGCCAGATGCGGCTGGGCTTCTCGGGGGACATGTACGGACGGGCCGACCAGTACGGCCACGTTTCAAGCCCACGGTCCGACCACTATGCTTCGACCCAGCTGCACGGCTATGGCCCCATGAACATGAATATGGCCGCACATCACGGAGCAGGGGCCTTCTTTCGCTACATGAGGCAGCCGATCAAACAAGAGCTCATCTGCAAGTGGATCGAGCCGGAGCAGCTGACAAATCCCAAAAAGTCGTGCAACAAAACTTTTAGCACGATGCACGAGCTTGTGACCCATCTGACTGTGGAGCATGTGGGGGGACCAGAACAGACCAACCACATCTGCTTCTGGGAGGAATGCGCCAGAGAAGGAAAGCCATTCAAAGCCAAATACAAACTTGTAAATCATATCAGAGTACACACCGGTGAAAAGCCCTTTCCGTGTCCGTTCCCCGGCTGTGGCAAAGTATTTGCTCGTTCGGAAAATCTAAAAATTCACAAAAGGACTCACACCG GTGAGAAGCCTTTTAAGTGTGAGTTTGAAGGCTGCGACAGGCGATTTGCAAACAGCAGTGACCGCAAGAAACACATGCACGTCCACACGTCGGACAAGCCCTATCTCTGCAAAATGTGCGACAAGTCATACACACATCCCAGCTCCCTCCGAAAACACATGAAG GTCCACGAATCCACCAATCCAGCACCGCAGCCATCTCCAGCGGCCAGTTCAGGCTACGAGTCGTCCACACCTCCCACTATAGTATCCCCGTCCACAGAGAACCAGAGCAGCAGCTCCATATCACCAGCAGCCTCAGCAGTACACCACACAACCAGCCACAGCACGCTGTCGTCAAATTTCAATGAATGGTACGTGTAA